In the genome of Candidatus Ornithobacterium hominis, the window CTCTTTTCTTGCTAATCTATTAGCTGTTATATAAAGTGACCATATACTGTTAAGTACATCCTTTCCAAAACCTTTTATCACCATATGTCCTATGTCCATATCATATTTACTACGAGAAAAATATTGCTCCCATTTTAAACCTTCATGGTTCTTTATAAAAACTTCTCCAAAATAAATCCCAATATCTACAGCCAACGAGCGGGTCTTTATTGTAATGTCCCAGTCTTGTATTTCTATATAATCTGGCACAGCAGCTCTCTTTTCTTTGTATTCTTCCTCTGAAAGCTTCTCTGTTTCTACATTCTCCTCAAACCACTTTCCAAGCATTTTCAGAGATTCTGGGCTGTAGTCTGCCTCCCAGTTTTCATAGCCTTTTGTAGTTTTTACTACTTTTATCAGCTCTTGTAGTCTGCTTTCTTTATTTTCCTCAAACCATTTAGCGTATAGTTTCAGTTCTTCCTTCGTCTTAGATTGAAAATCATAATCAATCGGCAAATTGTTTATTACTTGATACATAGGTTTATTTATTATGATTTTTTTTAATAATGAAAACAACATTACTCAATTATATTACTAATTCGAAATATAAATCTCCTTTTCCTATATTATAATTATTAATATATATATTAGCATATTCTATACTTCTATTAACAAAATCAGAGTAAGTTTCATTTTGGTTTCTTTCACAATACCAATTATCATAAGTAAGGATAATGTTATTGTCATTCTTCTTCCAAACATCTCCTCCTTTTATGGCAATACCTTCTTCTCTTAAAATCTCCAGTATATCTTGTATCTCCTCTCTATTAAAAGCTCTACTATTTACTCCAAACTCTAATAAACAAATACCTTTTGTTTTCATAATATCTTTTAATTTTTCCATAATAAATTATTTATCGGGTCTAAATAGGCGATGATTAATATTACCATTAGGTTCTTTTATAAATTCAAAATTCCCTTGTTTTCCTTTATATTTACCAGGTATTTTTAACATTTGTCTAGAAACACCATCTCCCCCTATAATAGTAGAGATTGTTCCATTAGATTCAAAAGATTTCACAGACTCTGGAAAAGAGTGAGCATCTCCCTTTTTCATTTGTCCAAGTACTTTATTTGTATATCTGGTATTAGAAAAGAAGGATTTTGTGACACTCTTTCCTGTTTTTGAAGAAACTACATATAAATTTCTATTACCTCCTATGTGTTTTCCAGCAGCCCCAAAAGCAGCACCTACTGTTGCGTCTACTACTACATCAGTTGCAGTAGTTTTCTTTCCTTGTATGGCTCTATTAACTACTCCCCCTACAACATTTGCTCCACCTGCTACTCCAGCTGTTACTGCTAAACTGGCTCCACCTGTAAATCCTGCTACTGCACCTGTTATAGCTCCTTGTGCCACACTTCCTCCTATGGCTTTCCAACTAGTTATTTTACCATTTTTATAAAGCTGCATTCCAGCTTCTATTCCTCCTCCTATGATAGCACCTACTAAGGCTCCACCAGCAGCTGTTATACAATTGGGACACTCTCCATCAGGGTCTACATATTTTACAGGATTTTGGTAACTAAATGTATAAACAGCATTGTTCATTGGATTAAATACCCCACCATTAGAAGAATCTTCATCCTCCATAGCTTCGTCTCTCAGCATCATAGGGTCTACATTGAGCCACAGACTTACTCTCGGGTCATAGTATCTCGCTCCGTAGTAGTAAAGCCCTGTCTCGCTGTCTAATTCCTTCCCATTAAACAAATACGGCATACTCGGAGACACAGAATGTTCCTCAAATAATACTTCTGGAATATTACCCTATACAAGCTACTTTATAGTCCAAAATATTTTTCTTACATTCTTCTTCTAAATAAGAAATTACTATATCTAAATTTACTTCTTTTGGAATATTAATAGAGTAATAAGGCTGATCCCTTAGTCCTTCCCAACCACATCCTAATTGTTTAAGTTCTTTTAATATATTTTTTTTATGAGTTATTTTATATATAACTATTTGTATAGTAGAATTTCCAGAGGGTATTATCAATTCGTCAAAAAACAATTCTCCACTATCTTCTTCTACTTTTATTACATCATTATATGCAATATTAGGGAAAAAAAAAGGGATATTTTTGACCTGATAATAATTTCCATATTTATCAGCCCAGAGGCTTTCAGTAGCTAATTCACCTTTCAAATCGTAATATACAAATTTTATTTTACTCTTTATCATTGTTTTTATTTTTTTGCTTGATTACAGTCTCTACATAATACTTGTCCATTATCAGGAGTTCCACTTCCTCCATCCCTTTTTCTCTTAATATGATCTACCTCTGTTCTATTTACAGGAGGCTTTACTCCTTTTATATCTTTTTGGGCAGGAATAGTTTCTTTTTTACAAAATTCACATATAGTTTTTCCTTTATTTCTAGCCTTATTTAAATCTATAACGGCTTCTTTTCCTGCTTTAGTAAAATCTTTTCCTGCTCTATCAATTTTACTTAGCTTTGCTGCTCTCTGCTCTGCTTTTGTAATATCAATAGCCTTTTCAATGGTTTTT includes:
- the imm40 gene encoding Imm40 family immunity protein codes for the protein MEKLKDIMKTKGICLLEFGVNSRAFNREEIQDILEILREEGIAIKGGDVWKKNDNNIILTYDNWYCERNQNETYSDFVNRSIEYANIYINNYNIGKGDLYFELVI
- a CDS encoding RHS repeat-associated core domain-containing protein encodes the protein MPYLFNGKELDSETGLYYYGARYYDPRVSLWLNVDPMMLRDEAMEDEDSSNGGVFNPMNNAVYTFSYQNPVKYVDPDGECPNCITAAGGALVGAIIGGGIEAGMQLYKNGKITSWKAIGGSVAQGAITGAVAGFTGGASLAVTAGVAGGANVVGGVVNRAIQGKKTTATDVVVDATVGAAFGAAGKHIGGNRNLYVVSSKTGKSVTKSFFSNTRYTNKVLGQMKKGDAHSFPESVKSFESNGTISTIIGGDGVSRQMLKIPGKYKGKQGNFEFIKEPNGNINHRLFRPDK
- a CDS encoding DUF4265 domain-containing protein; the protein is MIKSKIKFVYYDLKGELATESLWADKYGNYYQVKNIPFFFPNIAYNDVIKVEEDSGELFFDELIIPSGNSTIQIVIYKITHKKNILKELKQLGCGWEGLRDQPYYSINIPKEVNLDIVISYLEEECKKNILDYKVACIG